The proteins below come from a single Zhouia spongiae genomic window:
- a CDS encoding DUF3820 family protein, which produces MQPDNKYLIELARAKMPFGKYKGRYLIDLPEPYYTWFRQKGFPQGKLGEQMQAMYEIKVNGLEGLIREIQKRY; this is translated from the coding sequence ATGCAGCCGGATAATAAATATTTAATTGAACTGGCCAGGGCTAAAATGCCTTTCGGAAAGTATAAAGGCAGGTACTTGATAGACTTGCCGGAGCCTTATTATACCTGGTTCAGACAGAAGGGATTTCCCCAGGGGAAACTGGGCGAGCAGATGCAGGCTATGTACGAGATAAAAGTAAACGGTTTAGAGGGGTTGATCCGGGAGATTCAAAAGCGATATTAG
- a CDS encoding PBP1 and LysM peptidoglycan-binding domain-containing protein, whose translation MNKQIVFFLAFIFSVSVFAQNQFKTHQVKEGETIESIAKQYRVTPYAILKLNPEAKTGVRKNTVLIIPSSSTVENDQNFQEKVTFITHKVRKKETLFSISKRYNVKVEDIKRYNKELYSRQLDKGEKIRIPQIQYLAVQEEAGSIPDGLVEYVVKPKEGKWRIAYEHGISVPELEKLNPDMGEVLKDGDEILVPDIHQDSVKTVDNLNYNYYVVQPREGFFRLKVKFGLEKDSVLALNPEAQDGLKAGMILKLPKETFGAYNVQEDGKLMPKFTLTDSINSQLISKIAVAIPLKLNEIDFESSNDARKKLEADRLLNISLDFYSGMLVAIDSVKKLGVNADIKILDTEGTEVGVSKLLNNTDFTAYNAVIGPFTYRSFNKLSYGLRRHNVPVFAPFTNKNIELYQNVFQTLPSDEVLVDKMIDFIVEKGQDKHIIIIADSKNAIVKNKLKAGIPSASIVTTESDNYVKMVNLERSLSKEKENWVVVESNRIPLLTNIANVLNSLRTDHRKIVMFTTNKGDAYETSDDIKNSYLSALQFHYPTVDKPSSLDNTFHKVYEERFGSYPNRYAIRGFDLMMDILLRLSYNKDLYRVASRVGETEYLENKFAYKKQYAGGYMNTGVYIVKYDNLEIKEVK comes from the coding sequence ATGAATAAACAGATTGTATTTTTTTTAGCTTTTATTTTTAGTGTTTCGGTTTTTGCACAAAACCAGTTTAAGACACATCAGGTAAAAGAAGGGGAAACGATAGAAAGTATAGCTAAACAATACAGGGTAACCCCTTACGCTATTTTAAAATTAAATCCTGAGGCTAAAACGGGAGTTAGAAAAAATACAGTCTTGATCATACCTTCAAGTTCTACAGTTGAGAACGACCAAAATTTTCAGGAGAAGGTCACTTTCATTACTCATAAAGTAAGAAAGAAGGAAACCCTCTTCAGTATCTCCAAGCGTTATAATGTAAAAGTAGAGGATATCAAGAGGTATAATAAGGAGCTTTACAGCCGACAGCTGGATAAAGGCGAAAAAATCCGTATCCCTCAAATACAATATCTTGCTGTACAGGAAGAGGCAGGCTCTATACCTGATGGTCTTGTTGAATACGTAGTAAAGCCAAAAGAAGGTAAATGGCGAATAGCATATGAACATGGGATTTCTGTTCCGGAACTGGAAAAGCTGAATCCTGATATGGGAGAAGTGCTTAAAGACGGCGATGAGATTTTAGTTCCGGATATCCATCAGGATAGTGTAAAGACGGTCGATAATCTGAACTATAACTATTATGTAGTTCAGCCCCGGGAAGGGTTTTTCAGGTTAAAAGTTAAGTTTGGTCTGGAGAAAGACTCTGTTCTGGCATTGAATCCTGAGGCTCAGGACGGTTTGAAAGCAGGGATGATATTAAAGCTTCCTAAAGAGACTTTTGGTGCGTACAATGTGCAGGAAGATGGCAAGCTAATGCCTAAGTTTACATTGACGGATAGTATTAATTCTCAATTGATATCTAAGATAGCTGTAGCTATTCCTTTAAAGCTAAATGAGATCGATTTTGAATCATCAAATGATGCGAGAAAAAAACTTGAAGCAGATCGTTTACTTAACATTTCTCTTGACTTCTATTCAGGAATGTTGGTGGCTATAGACTCTGTGAAAAAGCTGGGAGTTAATGCTGATATTAAGATATTAGATACAGAAGGAACTGAAGTGGGAGTGTCGAAGTTGTTGAACAATACTGATTTTACGGCTTACAATGCTGTAATCGGACCGTTTACATACAGATCGTTCAATAAATTATCCTATGGCCTTAGAAGACATAATGTTCCTGTTTTTGCTCCTTTTACGAATAAGAATATAGAGTTGTACCAAAATGTATTTCAGACATTGCCGTCGGATGAAGTTTTGGTAGATAAGATGATCGATTTTATTGTCGAAAAAGGTCAGGACAAGCATATTATTATTATAGCCGACAGTAAGAATGCTATAGTGAAGAATAAATTAAAGGCCGGAATTCCTTCAGCCAGCATTGTAACAACAGAATCCGACAACTATGTGAAAATGGTTAACCTTGAAAGAAGTCTTTCTAAAGAAAAAGAGAACTGGGTTGTTGTTGAGTCTAATCGTATTCCATTACTGACAAACATAGCGAACGTTCTAAATTCACTCAGGACAGACCATCGGAAGATCGTAATGTTTACTACAAATAAAGGAGATGCCTATGAAACCAGCGATGATATTAAGAACTCGTATTTGTCTGCATTGCAATTTCATTATCCTACAGTAGACAAGCCTTCTTCACTTGACAATACTTTTCATAAAGTATATGAGGAACGTTTTGGTAGTTATCCGAACCGATATGCTATCAGGGGTTTTGATTTAATGATGGACATCTTGTTGCGTTTGTCGTATAATAAGGATCTCTACCGGGTAGCTTCACGGGTAGGTGAGACCGAGTATCTTGAAAACAAGTTTGCCTATAAAAAGCAATATGCAGGCGGGTATATGAATACAGGCGTGTATATTGTGAAATACGACAATCTCGAGATTAAAGAAGTAAAATAA
- a CDS encoding pyridoxamine 5'-phosphate oxidase family protein encodes MIPDILENIKTELVKGTTVKGHPFRLCVMATVGINNSARIRTVVLRDVDEHFNLTFYTDKRTKKVTHIRENRNVSLLFYHPDLKTQVRIEGFAKVEEKEKAIRGLWDKLHDDAKKDYTSAEAPGTKIGHPDFITHLKDEHYFTVIRVLSQKIDYFELKPHKHVRAAFSLEDNNKWNGTYLVP; translated from the coding sequence ATGATACCGGATATCCTAGAAAATATTAAAACTGAACTGGTAAAAGGTACCACCGTCAAAGGGCACCCTTTCAGACTTTGTGTCATGGCTACTGTCGGCATTAACAATTCTGCCCGGATCAGAACCGTAGTGTTAAGGGATGTCGATGAACACTTCAACCTAACCTTCTACACCGATAAACGAACTAAAAAAGTCACGCACATCAGAGAAAACAGAAATGTAAGTCTCTTGTTCTATCACCCTGACCTAAAAACGCAGGTCAGAATAGAAGGTTTTGCCAAGGTGGAAGAAAAAGAAAAAGCGATAAGAGGTTTATGGGATAAATTACACGACGATGCCAAAAAAGATTACACTTCTGCAGAAGCCCCGGGAACAAAAATAGGCCATCCGGACTTTATCACACATCTTAAAGACGAACATTATTTTACAGTTATCAGGGTTTTATCTCAAAAAATAGACTACTTCGAGCTTAAACCCCACAAGCACGTAAGGGCTGCATTCTCTCTGGAAGACAACAACAAATGGAACGGTACATATTTGGTGCCATAG
- a CDS encoding dimethylarginine dimethylaminohydrolase family protein — MIFVESEFAPLQKVVLAESEFGYPEEVRKEDLRFLERSAITDSIRNRGKDYSEAHPDLQLRWECERKKLKEVLEKYGVEVLLPGKLTSAEKRLSPKDGYSNFFTRDPFFVIGNFVIEGALRFLHRRNEILPLRNILLKEVSFGDCVYVSVPKPDMVSNDGLIGENSLFIEGGDVLVLGKQIFVGNSGLATNDSGIQWLYNLLAPSGYSVETVRLHPDILHLDCALGLVKENLMVVCEDAFLDGIPDKLANWKRISVTLEEARELAVNGLPVSEEVYITDPAFEHIGKQIEEEGIRVEYIDFTVSRSFGGSFRCSTQAFIRHEV; from the coding sequence ATGATTTTTGTTGAGAGTGAATTTGCCCCCTTACAGAAAGTGGTATTAGCTGAATCCGAGTTTGGTTATCCGGAAGAAGTTCGTAAGGAAGATTTAAGGTTTCTGGAGAGATCTGCTATAACTGACAGTATCAGGAATAGAGGAAAAGACTATTCGGAAGCCCATCCTGACTTGCAGCTAAGGTGGGAATGCGAGCGGAAGAAACTAAAGGAGGTATTGGAAAAATACGGGGTTGAAGTATTGCTTCCGGGAAAACTGACCTCAGCAGAGAAACGGTTAAGTCCGAAAGACGGATACTCCAATTTCTTTACGCGCGACCCTTTTTTTGTGATAGGCAATTTTGTTATTGAAGGGGCTCTTCGTTTTTTACACCGTAGAAATGAAATATTGCCGTTACGAAATATTCTTTTGAAAGAAGTCAGTTTCGGTGATTGTGTCTATGTATCCGTTCCAAAACCGGATATGGTTTCCAACGATGGTCTGATCGGTGAGAATAGCCTTTTTATAGAGGGGGGAGATGTATTGGTATTGGGCAAGCAAATATTTGTAGGGAATTCGGGATTGGCTACCAATGATTCCGGAATACAATGGCTTTATAACCTGCTTGCACCTTCCGGTTATTCGGTAGAAACGGTCCGGTTGCATCCTGACATCCTTCACCTCGACTGTGCATTAGGTTTGGTAAAAGAAAACCTTATGGTGGTATGTGAAGATGCATTTTTAGATGGAATACCGGATAAACTGGCAAACTGGAAAAGGATTTCCGTAACACTAGAAGAAGCCAGGGAGCTGGCAGTGAACGGATTGCCTGTTTCGGAAGAAGTGTATATTACTGATCCTGCTTTTGAACATATCGGAAAACAGATTGAAGAAGAAGGAATAAGGGTAGAATACATCGATTTTACGGTGAGCCGGAGTTTCGGTGGCTCGTTTCGTTGTAGCACACAGGCTTTCATCAGACATGAAGTCTGA
- the bshC gene encoding bacillithiol biosynthesis cysteine-adding enzyme BshC, translating to MLADCIPFKDTGYFSNLILDYLEQNENVNPLYNRYPSIENFKDQIVEKQSGYRPETRKVLVSSLKKQYKETVLSVDTRKNIDLLEKASTFTITTGHQLNLFTGPLYFLYKIISAVNLTKKLKEAYPSYDFVPVYWMATEDHDFDEINFFNFKGKKFQWNKEVSGAVGELSTEGLQDVFELLNLELGVGKDADKLRDLFKRAYLEHANLTDATRYLANELFGACGLVIVDGNDKNLKRLFIPYVEKELKFQCSYEEVGKTAAELASKDYKVQVNPREINLFYLKEGLRERIVKTAEGFAVNDTEIGFSEDGILAELQAYPERFSPNVLLRPLYQEVILPNLCYIGGGGELAYWLQLKTFFKRVDVVFPVLLLRNSVLLVEKKQAEKLERLHISYKSLFLKRHNFINRRVREISNIDINFDSQREQLTTQFKEMYRLAELTDKTFLNAVKAQEVKQLKGLDMLEQRLLKAQKRKLSDEVERMTAIQEMLFPNGSLQERTKNFSEFYNEYGSGLLDGLFANLDPLHLEFAILLMEE from the coding sequence ATGCTTGCAGACTGTATACCTTTTAAAGATACCGGCTATTTTTCAAATCTTATTTTAGATTATTTAGAGCAAAATGAAAACGTAAATCCCCTTTATAATCGCTACCCTTCCATAGAGAATTTTAAGGATCAGATAGTTGAGAAACAATCCGGATACCGTCCTGAAACCAGAAAGGTATTGGTTAGTTCCTTGAAAAAGCAATATAAGGAAACTGTGTTGTCGGTTGATACGAGAAAGAATATTGATTTGCTTGAGAAAGCATCGACTTTTACCATAACAACAGGACATCAGCTGAATTTGTTTACCGGACCGTTGTATTTTTTATATAAAATCATCTCTGCTGTCAATCTCACTAAAAAACTTAAGGAAGCGTATCCGTCATATGATTTTGTTCCGGTATACTGGATGGCAACAGAAGACCATGATTTTGATGAAATTAACTTTTTTAATTTCAAAGGGAAAAAGTTTCAGTGGAACAAAGAAGTTTCGGGGGCGGTGGGAGAGTTGTCTACAGAAGGGCTTCAGGATGTTTTTGAGTTATTGAATCTCGAACTGGGCGTGGGGAAAGACGCGGATAAGTTGAGAGATTTGTTCAAAAGAGCTTATCTGGAGCATGCTAACCTGACCGATGCTACCAGGTATCTTGCAAATGAGCTTTTCGGAGCCTGTGGTCTGGTAATTGTAGACGGGAATGATAAGAACCTTAAAAGGCTTTTTATTCCTTATGTAGAAAAAGAGTTAAAGTTTCAGTGTTCGTATGAGGAAGTCGGTAAGACGGCTGCTGAATTAGCATCTAAAGACTATAAAGTTCAGGTTAACCCCAGAGAGATCAATCTGTTTTATTTAAAAGAGGGCTTAAGAGAGCGGATCGTAAAAACAGCGGAGGGTTTTGCTGTAAATGATACGGAGATAGGTTTTTCTGAAGACGGGATTCTGGCAGAATTGCAGGCGTACCCGGAACGATTTTCCCCAAATGTGTTATTGAGGCCATTGTATCAGGAAGTGATCCTGCCAAATCTTTGTTATATAGGGGGCGGGGGCGAGTTAGCATATTGGTTGCAATTAAAAACATTTTTCAAAAGGGTTGATGTGGTGTTTCCGGTTCTGCTTTTAAGGAATTCAGTTTTATTGGTCGAAAAAAAGCAAGCAGAAAAACTGGAGAGGCTTCATATTTCATACAAGTCTTTGTTTTTAAAAAGGCATAACTTTATTAACAGAAGGGTCAGAGAGATCAGTAATATAGATATAAACTTTGATTCCCAGCGGGAACAGCTTACAACACAGTTTAAAGAAATGTATCGGTTGGCAGAATTGACGGATAAGACTTTTTTAAACGCTGTAAAGGCACAAGAAGTTAAACAATTGAAAGGATTGGACATGCTGGAACAACGTTTGCTGAAAGCTCAAAAAAGAAAGTTGTCCGATGAAGTGGAGAGAATGACGGCAATTCAGGAAATGTTATTCCCTAATGGATCTCTTCAGGAAAGAACCAAAAACTTTTCTGAGTTCTATAACGAGTATGGATCGGGCTTGCTGGACGGATTATTTGCAAATCTGGATCCGTTGCATTTGGAGTTTGCTATACTTCTTATGGAAGAATAA
- a CDS encoding DUF922 domain-containing protein — protein sequence MKSLVLSFLMALAFLQRTPREIIIWEAGQKLAWADFKGTPKINSNAVAVTSSGIGYKLITRTDQGNSNYEVVVFAYFSTQDSWYKPKYVNDNVLAHEQLHFDITALYAQKLIYEIGKLSFNDDVELELEKMHDRITIEMDSVQKAYDKQTESSVHESAQVLWQSKIEGKLKKYLKLNSRKR from the coding sequence ATGAAATCCCTGGTATTATCATTCCTGATGGCATTGGCTTTTCTGCAAAGAACCCCCAGAGAAATTATTATCTGGGAGGCAGGGCAAAAATTAGCATGGGCAGATTTTAAAGGAACTCCTAAAATCAATTCAAATGCTGTTGCCGTAACTTCAAGTGGCATAGGTTATAAGCTTATTACAAGGACTGATCAGGGAAACAGTAATTATGAGGTGGTTGTGTTTGCTTATTTTTCTACACAAGACAGCTGGTATAAACCGAAATATGTGAATGACAATGTTCTGGCTCATGAGCAGCTTCATTTCGATATAACGGCTTTGTATGCTCAGAAGCTGATTTACGAAATCGGTAAACTGAGTTTTAATGACGATGTGGAACTTGAGTTGGAAAAAATGCACGATAGGATTACTATAGAGATGGATTCTGTTCAAAAAGCTTATGATAAGCAAACGGAATCATCCGTTCATGAGTCGGCACAGGTACTCTGGCAAAGTAAAATAGAAGGCAAGCTCAAGAAGTATTTAAAACTTAATAGCAGAAAAAGATAG
- the guaA gene encoding glutamine-hydrolyzing GMP synthase, which translates to MQHNVLILDFGSQYTQLIARRVRELNIYCEIYPYNNLPEDISSFKAVILSGSPFSVRSEEAPHPDLSGIKGKVPILAVCYGAQYLAHFGGGNVAPSNIREYGRANLSYIKEEETFFDGIEAGSQVWMSHSDTIKELPTGGVRLASTHDVENAAYRIEGEETYAIQFHPEVYHSTDGKQLLENFLVKIAGVDQFWTPANFVDVTVDELKEQVGKDKVVLGLSGGVDSTVAAVLLHKAIGDQLHCIFVNNGLLRKNEFESVLDQYEGMGLNVKGVDASARFLDALAGISDPEEKRKTIGRVFIEVFDDEAHKIEDARWLGQGTIYPDVIESISVNGPSATIKSHHNVGGLPDFMKLKVVEPLRMLFKDEVRRVGASMGIDPELLGRHPFPGPGLAIRILGDITPEKVSILQEVDSVFINGLKSWGLYDQVWQAGAILLPVDSVGVMGDERTYEKCVALRAVESTDGMTADWVHLPYDFLQKMSNEIINKVKGVNRVVYDISSKPPATIEWE; encoded by the coding sequence ATGCAACACAACGTATTAATTTTAGATTTCGGTTCGCAGTACACTCAACTAATAGCTCGTCGTGTCAGAGAGCTTAATATCTACTGCGAGATTTATCCTTACAACAATTTACCAGAAGACATTTCAAGCTTTAAAGCTGTTATTTTATCAGGGAGTCCATTCTCCGTGAGAAGCGAAGAAGCACCGCACCCTGATCTTTCTGGGATAAAAGGAAAAGTACCAATATTGGCAGTATGCTACGGTGCACAATACCTTGCTCATTTTGGAGGGGGGAATGTAGCTCCGTCTAATATCCGCGAGTATGGTAGAGCGAATTTGTCATACATTAAAGAAGAAGAAACTTTTTTTGATGGGATAGAAGCAGGGAGCCAGGTATGGATGAGCCATAGCGATACCATCAAAGAACTTCCGACAGGAGGGGTTCGTTTAGCGAGCACTCATGATGTAGAAAATGCTGCATACAGAATAGAAGGAGAAGAAACCTATGCGATTCAGTTCCACCCGGAAGTATACCACTCAACAGACGGAAAGCAATTGTTGGAGAATTTCCTTGTAAAAATAGCAGGAGTAGACCAGTTCTGGACACCGGCTAATTTTGTAGATGTTACGGTCGATGAATTGAAGGAGCAAGTTGGAAAAGACAAGGTTGTTCTTGGTCTCTCAGGAGGGGTCGATTCAACAGTAGCTGCTGTTTTGTTACATAAAGCAATCGGAGACCAGCTTCACTGTATCTTTGTAAATAACGGACTGCTTCGTAAAAATGAGTTCGAAAGCGTATTGGATCAATACGAAGGTATGGGGCTTAATGTGAAGGGAGTAGATGCTTCGGCACGTTTTTTGGATGCATTAGCAGGGATCTCTGATCCTGAAGAAAAGAGAAAAACCATCGGACGCGTGTTTATAGAAGTGTTTGACGATGAAGCACACAAGATTGAAGATGCCAGATGGTTAGGGCAGGGAACTATTTATCCGGATGTTATTGAATCTATTTCGGTAAACGGGCCGTCGGCAACTATTAAGAGTCATCATAATGTAGGCGGCTTGCCTGATTTTATGAAACTGAAAGTGGTTGAGCCGCTGAGAATGCTATTTAAAGATGAGGTGAGAAGAGTGGGAGCTTCTATGGGAATCGACCCGGAGCTGTTAGGAAGACACCCGTTCCCGGGACCGGGGTTGGCAATCAGGATCCTGGGAGATATCACACCTGAAAAAGTAAGTATATTACAAGAGGTGGACTCGGTATTTATTAACGGGTTGAAGAGCTGGGGCTTATACGATCAGGTATGGCAGGCAGGAGCAATTTTACTTCCTGTAGATTCAGTTGGAGTGATGGGGGATGAACGTACTTATGAAAAATGTGTAGCTTTGCGGGCAGTAGAAAGTACTGACGGAATGACTGCAGATTGGGTACACTTGCCGTACGACTTTTTACAAAAAATGTCAAATGAGATAATAAATAAGGTAAAAGGCGTTAATAGAGTAGTGTACGATATTAGTTCAAAACCACCTGCAACCATTGAATGGGAATAA
- a CDS encoding pyridoxal phosphate-dependent decarboxylase family protein gives MHNIDIDVVEMTLDIAKYVINRITNTSPELGKPMKEEDLRTIVGETVTAEGIGGEKALQLFKDVLVKATVPIDHPRHLAFVPASPTRAAIMFDLVTSASSIHGAYWMEGAGGIFCENEAMKWLVSLTGLPEGSFGVFTSGGTAANLSAMVTARETWRREEKNKGKKGLIITSIGAHSSIKAMAQVIDVDVCLVDSEDRLLGTDLAGAINALSPDQRERLFAVVATGGTTNAGIVDELDGIAEVCKREKLWFHVDAAYGGGALAADSVRHLFNGIEAADSITIDPHKWLFSPYDCGAVIYKKPELAKAAHSQEGSYLEIFKDEGARGFNPADYQIQLTRRVRGLPLWFSLAMHGTDKYKWAVERGIELARSAAEMIEEHPDLELVRAPGLSCVLYRRKGWSPEDYREWTFRNHRDGFALVTPTKWKNGDTYETVSRFCFINPDTTEGDIKAILDSM, from the coding sequence ATGCATAATATAGATATTGATGTAGTTGAAATGACATTGGATATAGCTAAATATGTCATTAACAGAATTACAAATACATCACCGGAATTGGGCAAGCCAATGAAGGAAGAAGACCTTAGAACCATAGTTGGGGAGACGGTTACCGCTGAAGGTATAGGGGGCGAAAAAGCATTACAGTTATTTAAGGATGTGCTGGTAAAGGCGACAGTCCCGATCGATCATCCGAGACACCTGGCTTTTGTCCCGGCATCGCCGACAAGGGCAGCGATAATGTTTGACCTGGTCACTTCTGCTTCGAGTATCCATGGTGCATACTGGATGGAAGGTGCCGGAGGAATTTTCTGTGAAAATGAAGCGATGAAATGGCTGGTATCGTTAACCGGGCTACCGGAAGGATCTTTCGGGGTATTCACCAGTGGAGGAACTGCGGCGAATCTCTCAGCCATGGTTACAGCCAGGGAAACCTGGAGAAGGGAAGAGAAAAACAAAGGAAAAAAAGGACTGATCATCACCTCTATCGGTGCACATTCATCAATAAAAGCAATGGCCCAGGTGATCGATGTAGACGTTTGTTTGGTAGATTCAGAAGACAGGTTGCTGGGGACAGATCTTGCCGGAGCGATCAATGCATTGTCGCCGGATCAAAGAGAGCGGTTGTTTGCGGTAGTAGCTACCGGAGGAACTACAAATGCAGGGATTGTAGATGAGCTTGATGGTATCGCTGAAGTGTGTAAAAGAGAAAAGCTGTGGTTTCATGTTGATGCCGCTTACGGAGGAGGTGCTTTGGCAGCCGATTCAGTAAGGCATTTGTTTAACGGAATCGAAGCGGCCGATAGTATTACCATAGATCCGCATAAATGGCTGTTTTCGCCATACGATTGCGGTGCAGTAATATACAAAAAGCCTGAATTGGCCAAAGCGGCACATTCGCAGGAAGGGTCGTATCTGGAGATTTTTAAGGACGAAGGAGCCCGGGGATTCAATCCGGCAGATTATCAGATCCAGCTTACCAGGAGGGTAAGAGGCCTGCCTTTGTGGTTTTCTCTGGCCATGCATGGAACCGATAAATATAAATGGGCTGTCGAACGTGGTATCGAATTAGCCAGATCGGCGGCTGAAATGATTGAAGAACACCCTGATCTGGAGCTGGTAAGAGCACCCGGACTTTCGTGTGTATTATATAGAAGGAAAGGATGGTCTCCGGAAGATTACAGAGAATGGACCTTTAGAAATCACCGAGATGGATTTGCACTGGTTACACCAACCAAATGGAAGAATGGCGATACATATGAAACGGTATCCAGGTTTTGTTTTATCAATCCTGATACGACAGAAGGAGATATTAAGGCCATTTTAGATTCGATGTAA